The genomic segment AGAGCACACAAATTAACATTGAACACAATACAAGAACAAATGCCAACTATGACTGGACtccattgaaaataattgttcttaAATACTGATTTCCatcgattattaaaaaaaataaaataataagcaaggtaaaattgttatcaaaactacaataaaaactaatttacaaCATTACATTGGcaagtaaaacaaaacaatgattaataacttatccttattaataaataaaacaacatgtAACATTAAAGCCTATATTctagaaatattatgtacacctaTTTAAGTAAAGTAGGTAGGTTTGTACatagttaaattgttaaaatgccaaattttttttttactattaaattaaataagtaaataaaaaactaaatacataatatgaaaaaaaaaaaataaccaaaacaaTTCATCCCAAAATGTTTCCCACGTTTACATAAAGTAAAAaagaagtatttatttatttatttttccgaaAGCAATTTTTGCAGAAGAGAAGATGATTTTTGGTCTGTTACATTAGTGGTTGAATTTGCACTACTAGTTCTTGGAGAGTCATTCATTggattctgaaaaataaaaaataaaaatgataatttgtaCACAAAAAGTGTAATTATATACAGGTCACTCTTAACTAGAAGGAAAGAgaacttttattttcaatgttacaACACAATTTTTCTACTTCTATTCAAAGcatgtatctatattaatttgaaCCATTAACTATCAGATGtccaaatcaaatattattcagtaatttaattttaatattagtatcttTGCAACACACCgacagaataattaataaatagctTATAGTccattttgaataaaaacattttgtaattgttaAACGGTGCCAATTACTTGAATTCATTGTGGTCTACATACcacttgtattttaaatgtcacaacgacaataataaattataaacataatccCATTCCCATTGGTCACCACTACTATTAACTCACCCTTGCAGGCATTCCTTGAGGCTGTGGTGAGGATGAACTTAAATCTGAATTTAAACTAGACCACTTGGGACTTTCATTACCACCTAAAATTTGCAGTACTATTAGTAATAAGTTAtgacacatatatttataaatattatatattttcttctataCCTGTTGGAGACATTTCAAAATTTAAGCCCAACGAATCAAGTTCTGCGGAATTAACATTTTGTCCAGGTAATAATTGGTTAGATAACCGAGTAACTCCCTGTTGTTGACTACGAACACCTACAAACGCCCGCAGCTCATTTCTAGTAAATTCTGTGACACCATTATTCCCgcctgtattattataaatatgagctcaatcaaaatattaaaattattaattaaatatttgaaacatattatgtgttttcatttttaccCTGAATTTGTGAATTAGTAGttgtcatatttatatttctaggTAACCGGAATTGCTGTTGCTGTTGTGGCTGACAATTGGTATTAGGTGGTATTTCGGTATTATAACCTACAGGACTTGTTAGTACACGAGTGGCACTTCCGTGACTTTGTTGCTGTTGATTAAGAAAATTTTGTCTCACAGAACTGTTATTGAAACCACCCgtgatctaaaattaaaataaattataatttaaattactttagtttGGACacgcaaaaataaattaataatcattttataccTGTAGTTGAGCGTTAAGCATAGGATTCTGTTGTTGGTGTAATGTCAATCTCTGTTGTGTCCACACCCCAGGTTGTTGGGTTtggctattataaatattttgtgtttgttgttgctataataacaataaataagttaaatattattatattaggtataaaaatatttattgttataaaaataaaaaataaaatgaatttactTGGCTAACACAGGGGTTGATAGGATTTTGATATTGTGAATGTGATGATGGAGACATTCTTGAAGTGGCTTGTTGTACAATTTGTTGCGCTTGTGTAGTGGTTTGAGTTTGTGTAGTAGTTCCAtagctagaaaaaaaatataatattaagttatagtgtattaaaattacatattttcaattaatctaTTTTTCAAGTATGGATTataccatacattttaaaaattttagctGGCTGActcgatatatttttaattgtttatactatattaaactgTTGTTGGTCACAATATAACTTTCTAACTGGTTTTTAATACATGTAATAACAAACTAAGACCTTGAAACTATTGAAAAGAGCGAGACCTAACAAAagcagtaatattaataattcatatcacaatatgGAGACATTGTCAAACAGTGCCACATGATTGAGTTTTCcccaatatattaaattattaccttcATATGGTCTATATAGTAGATCTTTAGTATACATCACTGGTACAACCTcggtatgtaataaattataaactgatCAATATAACTATTTCTAAAAGACCCAAACATAATTTTGAAACTTTCAATGCTAAATAGCATTTATAATGAcggttttctttataaaatgaGTGATGAATTCAGAATTAGTGTCTATGTTTTGCATAAGAAAACATACAAGTCTAAATGTTgatatcaatatacattttatattgttaatattgttgtgtTACACTAGCAAATATGGTGgagattatgaaaaaaaataaattgtatttgtcaTATAAATGTGAATAGTTTCTTTGAAagacaaataataacatttttaaagtgtaggtaattaatttactCAACACCAGTACACTAGATATTACAAAGTACTATTACTTACTTTAACATAGGGAAAGACTGTTGTGTAAGAGTAGAATATGGGGGTTGTCGGTTAGATGAAGGTGAGATCTGAGACGAATTGAGCAACACACTGCAGGGAGCAGCATAAACTGGACTTAGTTGAGATTGTGAATCAGGTACACTCGAGGAACGctgaaaaacacattataatgtaataaaatatatccttAAATATTAAGTGTTTTTATTACTTGTAACGCAACATTAGGTGGACCAGTATTATTTAACAATGAATCTATAGTTTGCAAAGCAGTGGTAGGATCTGGGGTTGGTAAAGTTGCAGCATTTGTTGTAAcaaccattattttttgttgctgttgttgttgcaaAAGTCTTTGTTTCTGTTGTTGCTGCTGAATCAACCTTTGTttttgttgctgttgctgttgcaaTAGTAACTGTTGTTGTtgctattttaaaaagttaacagttatttataaaaacattataacttttaaacacaatatgaaattatgatttcaaattatttaaagtaataatgatatactatatttttcataaaactaaCCAAAGGCGGAGTTTGGACATTCTTAGGATATGGTGGCCTAGGTGATTGCTGTGGATTAAATCTTACACTGTTTTTTTGTTGTGGTTGATATGCTGGAGGTGGAATAAATTGGTTTTGTGCATGATGATTGCTTCCAGTCGGAGAACCATAgtttaactaaaattttaatatcaattctatagtataagaatattaaataaatatagtctgTCACAAATATTTACTGGTGAAGGTGATTCGACTGTAGATTCAACTTGCATCAAAGATTTTTGAATTGCATTAACAGCcattttttcattcattaaaGAATTGTAAGAATTTTGGTTGGTAGTATTTTGTCCAACAGGATTGGGGACGTTTGGTGTTTCTAAAACGTTGAATAAGTTTAACAATGTCGAATTATctgcaatataaattaaaaattatagcatTTCAATAagattatatactttataaatatctaaCCTGAAGTAACATTCATGATGTCCATGACTTCTTCTAAAAGATCTGACAATTCTGGATCCGAATTAAATGGTAAGGAGTTACTATTTGATTCAGCTATATTACTCAATAGAGAACTATAGCCACTAATAGCTGAGGAGGTAACTTGTCGCATTTGTTgtaattgaatttggttttgaCTTTGGAGAGCCTGTGGTTGATCTAGCATATGATTTAGGTACAAGTTATTACCACCTAGTGaaagaaaatgtattagttaaACTAAAAAAGAGGAGTTATTgcataaatttgttattttacatatGAAAAGTATGTTTGTGTAAGTTAACATAATACACAAgcatgtattaaatgtataatactatattactttaatttaatttatagtaataattatgattacttTTTTGCAGTAAAATCCGTTGATGACTTTGAAGTTGGGTTTGTACACTTGATGAAGTCATTGAATGTTGTCCACTGTTCATGTTCCAGCCACCagctacaaaaaataaatcaatttactgtctgttattactaatttctataaaaaggTTAGTAATGAAATACAAACCAgattgttgctgctgctgctgttgttgttgttgttgctgctgctgctgctgttgctgctgatGTTTTATAATAGTAACTAATTTGTCTTGTGGTGTAGCTGATATAACAGAAGCTGGTATTGCTGGTATAGCAGTAGGAGGAGGATCTTTGGCTAACAATGAAGCAAGCATTTTGTTTCGCTCACGTAATTTACTATTGGTAACTTGTGCCTGAGAGCCACTAGGGCTTGGCATTGATTCAAGAACTGAAGGGCCCGAACTTCCTCCGGAACTATTGGTACGCTTCAATGGAGGATGATCATTTTCATCGTCAGCACTAATGCTATTACGTTTACGGCCATGGTTATGACTGTCAGGTGATGTTGGGGACAGAATACGAAAACCCACGCTATTCAGTAATAGGTCCTCATTTGAGTGTTGATTGTTTTGctataaaaccaaataaaaagtcaaaataacattatgaattacatttataaaattacacattcaaataaataattattttagactttggaaataatataaaaaattaatcaaaaaacgtgcacacacaaattatttttttgcaataaattACCTCTAGCATGATTCCATGCTGCCTAACATTATCATCATCTTTTAGTAATTGTTGAAGAagatcattttgttttttaagccCTGCTCGAGCTTCAATATCTTCATCTTCGCTTTTGTCATTTAATAACTGCAaggttttatgaaaaatttattgTAGCCCAATATAACTGATCTcagttgataatataaaaataaaagtttgaatattttgcagaacttataataaatatttaaaaaaaattatttccaaaatcatataaaaataaaaaaaaaaattcagaagttcttattttttatacaatttagtagTTATACACACCTTAAtcaacatattgttattattattgctggtAGTAGCATTATTTGGAGTTGATGGGGAATCATTCATGTTAGAATTGCTGCGAGATGCTTGCCGTACATTAGCAGGACTTGGTGGAGTGCTGTGATTAGTTGACTCGTCATCTGCACTTTGGGAAGCCATATCATCTGGATTCAACAATccttttaatatattgtgtttattctTTGATACATTGTTGTCTTCAGATGATCCATCAGTTCGTTTCATCAACAATGTTCGTAGCCGAGCTGATTCCATTCTATCCACACTACCACAAGAATCATAAGAATCCTTTGGTGATGGTATGAGTGGACTGAAAGGAAATGAAGTGTACTGAGTTTGTGCCACAGGAGTGTGTGGATTGGACGATACTGTGGCTGGGCTAGGCACTGGTGTAGTTCTAGATAGGGGTTCAACTGAGTTTGTAGATGGTTCAGACCACTTATTTTCTTGCAACATATCACCAAATGTTGTGCTTGGAAATAAtccgaaatcggaaaaattgAGATCAGATGACGGAGTCATGTTATAGTCATTACCGAATTTAGATTCAGATTGCAAGATCGACACAGACTGATTAGATCCAACACTATTAGCCATTAATGATAATGGATCTGTCCCATTGAATGAGGCATTCATCTGTTCTGCTGCTGCTCGAGCACTATTGTTCTCAATCATAGCACACATTTCActatcactaaaaaataaaatgtataatattataatagggaactaataaatgatttaagaaattaatgttgttttataatatgttgtactaTCAAATACCAACCAATAgaccattattttaaaatgcttaattAATCTAATtactgaatataaaaattaaattgtcaacaattaagataataaattaattatagtataatcttaaaaaaaaaacgttaggTTATAACTATtagacttaaatattaatattaatacccgCATGCATTGTTTCTATCTT from the Acyrthosiphon pisum isolate AL4f chromosome X, pea_aphid_22Mar2018_4r6ur, whole genome shotgun sequence genome contains:
- the LOC100161757 gene encoding nuclear receptor coactivator 3 isoform X7, whose translation is MCILFHENKCRNEKRRREQENIYIEELAELISASFADMNSLSVKPDKCAILQETVNQVRAGTHRLSSDQTESLISTEAAVQQGEVSSSKPTRISNTELAPLLLSALDGFLFVVNADGQIEFVTENIQQFLHYNKEELLGKSVYNIIHHGDHTKFGVLLNNPLLIYDSPIGSLGSNVPTTPLMEQSPSGSKGNNWNQRFTKKFNCRLLIKPPSDQDQTIEEKQTRVSQYETLQISSTKINGGMVDDEDSTDGISQNLLCIARRVPYNEKHLSPPLEQFTIKLDQNGKILALDTKDVSEAYAQHINKDCLVGRLLHDKCHKNDVIKVANHLQETRRAGFGTSPVYKLHLVEDRYVKVQTKSKYFKSNENHEMDFIMAAHSIIVDSEMCAMIENNSARAAAEQMNASFNGTDPLSLMANSVGSNQSVSILQSESKFGNDYNMTPSSDLNFSDFGLFPSTTFGDMLQENKWSEPSTNSVEPLSRTTPVPSPATVSSNPHTPVAQTQYTSFPFSPLIPSPKDSYDSCGSVDRMESARLRTLLMKRTDGSSEDNNVSKNKHNILKGLLNPDDMASQSADDESTNHSTPPSPANVRQASRSNSNMNDSPSTPNNATTSNNNNNMLIKLLNDKSEDEDIEARAGLKKQNDLLQQLLKDDDNVRQHGIMLEQNNQHSNEDLLLNSVGFRILSPTSPDSHNHGRKRNSISADDENDHPPLKRTNSSGGSSGPSVLESMPSPSGSQAQVTNSKLRERNKMLASLLAKDPPPTAIPAIPASVISATPQDKLVTIIKHQQQQQQQQQQQQQQQQQQQSAGGWNMNSGQHSMTSSSVQTQLQSHQRILLQKSGNNLYLNHMLDQPQALQSQNQIQLQQMRQVTSSAISGYSSLLSNIAESNSNSLPFNSDPELSDLLEEVMDIMNVTSDNSTLLNLFNVLETPNVPNPVGQNTTNQNSYNSLMNEKMAVNAIQKSLMQVESTVESPSPLNYGSPTGSNHHAQNQFIPPPAYQPQQKNSVRFNPQQSPRPPYPKNVQTPPLQQQQLLLQQQQQQKQRLIQQQQQKQRLLQQQQQQKIMVVTTNAATLPTPDPTTALQTIDSLLNNTGPPNVALQRSSSVPDSQSQLSPVYAAPCSVLLNSSQISPSSNRQPPYSTLTQQSFPMLNYGTTTQTQTTTQAQQIVQQATSRMSPSSHSQYQNPINPCVSQQQQTQNIYNSQTQQPGVWTQQRLTLHQQQNPMLNAQLQITGGFNNSSVRQNFLNQQQQSHGSATRVLTSPVGYNTEIPPNTNCQPQQQQQFRLPRNINMTTTNSQIQGGNNGVTEFTRNELRAFVGVRSQQQGVTRLSNQLLPGQNVNSAELDSLGLNFEMSPTGGNESPKWSSLNSDLSSSSPQPQGMPARNPMNDSPRTSSANSTTNVTDQKSSSLLQKLLSEK
- the LOC100161757 gene encoding nuclear receptor coactivator 3 isoform X2, with the translated sequence MSSIKLHSSLSSSPFNFENDADESFEPSSPDSPCSIYLDTNNTRLGPYDLQESRTKMSGGASPSSALPKKKKKSDAKGQSQLNKCRNEKRRREQENIYIEELAELISASFADMNSLSVKPDKCAILQETVNQVRAGTHRLSSDQTESLISTEAAVQQGEVSSSKPTRISNTELAPLLLSALDGFLFVVNADGQIEFVTENIQQFLHYNKEELLGKSVYNIIHHGDHTKFGVLLNNPLLIYDSPIGSLGSNVPTTPLMEQSPSGSKGNNWNQRFTKKFNCRLLIKPPSDQDQTIEEKQTRVSQYETLQISSTKINGGMVDDEDSTDGISQNLLCIARRVPYNEKHLSPPLEQFTIKLDQNGKILALDTKDVSEAYAQHINKDCLVGRLLHDKCHKNDVIKVANHLQETRRAGFGTSPVYKLHLVEDRYVKVQTKSKYFKSNENHEMDFIMAAHSIIVDSEMCAMIENNSARAAAEQMNASFNGTDPLSLMANSVGSNQSVSILQSESKFGNDYNMTPSSDLNFSDFGLFPSTTFGDMLQENKWSEPSTNSVEPLSRTTPVPSPATVSSNPHTPVAQTQYTSFPFSPLIPSPKDSYDSCGSVDRMESARLRTLLMKRTDGSSEDNNVSKNKHNILKGLLNPDDMASQSADDESTNHSTPPSPANVRQASRSNSNMNDSPSTPNNATTSNNNNNMLIKLLNDKSEDEDIEARAGLKKQNDLLQQLLKDDDNVRQHGIMLEQNNQHSNEDLLLNSVGFRILSPTSPDSHNHGRKRNSISADDENDHPPLKRTNSSGGSSGPSVLESMPSPSGSQAQVTNSKLRERNKMLASLLAKDPPPTAIPAIPASVISATPQDKLVTIIKHQQQQQQQQQQQQQQQQQQQSAGGWNMNSGQHSMTSSSVQTQLQSHQRILLQKSGNNLYLNHMLDQPQALQSQNQIQLQQMRQVTSSAISGYSSLLSNIAESNSNSLPFNSDPELSDLLEEVMDIMNVTSDNSTLLNLFNVLETPNVPNPVGQNTTNQNSYNSLMNEKMAVNAIQKSLMQVESTVESPSPLNYGSPTGSNHHAQNQFIPPPAYQPQQKNSVRFNPQQSPRPPYPKNVQTPPLQQQLLLQQQQQQKQRLIQQQQQKQRLLQQQQQQKIMVVTTNAATLPTPDPTTALQTIDSLLNNTGPPNVALQRSSSVPDSQSQLSPVYAAPCSVLLNSSQISPSSNRQPPYSTLTQQSFPMLNYGTTTQTQTTTQAQQIVQQATSRMSPSSHSQYQNPINPCVSQQQQTQNIYNSQTQQPGVWTQQRLTLHQQQNPMLNAQLQITGGFNNSSVRQNFLNQQQQSHGSATRVLTSPVGYNTEIPPNTNCQPQQQQQFRLPRNINMTTTNSQIQGGNNGVTEFTRNELRAFVGVRSQQQGVTRLSNQLLPGQNVNSAELDSLGLNFEMSPTGGNESPKWSSLNSDLSSSSPQPQGMPARNPMNDSPRTSSANSTTNVTDQKSSSLLQKLLSEK
- the LOC100161757 gene encoding nuclear receptor coactivator 3 isoform X8, which codes for MNSLSVKPDKCAILQETVNQVRAGTHRLSSDQTESLISTEAAVQQGEVSSSKPTRISNTELAPLLLSALDGFLFVVNADGQIEFVTENIQQFLHYNKEELLGKSVYNIIHHGDHTKFGVLLNNPLLIYDSPIGSLGSNVPTTPLMEQSPSGSKGNNWNQRFTKKFNCRLLIKPPSDQDQTIEEKQTRVSQYETLQISSTKINGGMVDDEDSTDGISQNLLCIARRVPYNEKHLSPPLEQFTIKLDQNGKILALDTKDVSEAYAQHINKDCLVGRLLHDKCHKNDVIKVANHLQETRRAGFGTSPVYKLHLVEDRYVKVQTKSKYFKSNENHEMDFIMAAHSIIVDSEMCAMIENNSARAAAEQMNASFNGTDPLSLMANSVGSNQSVSILQSESKFGNDYNMTPSSDLNFSDFGLFPSTTFGDMLQENKWSEPSTNSVEPLSRTTPVPSPATVSSNPHTPVAQTQYTSFPFSPLIPSPKDSYDSCGSVDRMESARLRTLLMKRTDGSSEDNNVSKNKHNILKGLLNPDDMASQSADDESTNHSTPPSPANVRQASRSNSNMNDSPSTPNNATTSNNNNNMLIKLLNDKSEDEDIEARAGLKKQNDLLQQLLKDDDNVRQHGIMLEQNNQHSNEDLLLNSVGFRILSPTSPDSHNHGRKRNSISADDENDHPPLKRTNSSGGSSGPSVLESMPSPSGSQAQVTNSKLRERNKMLASLLAKDPPPTAIPAIPASVISATPQDKLVTIIKHQQQQQQQQQQQQQQQQQQQSAGGWNMNSGQHSMTSSSVQTQLQSHQRILLQKSGNNLYLNHMLDQPQALQSQNQIQLQQMRQVTSSAISGYSSLLSNIAESNSNSLPFNSDPELSDLLEEVMDIMNVTSDNSTLLNLFNVLETPNVPNPVGQNTTNQNSYNSLMNEKMAVNAIQKSLMQVESTVESPSPLNYGSPTGSNHHAQNQFIPPPAYQPQQKNSVRFNPQQSPRPPYPKNVQTPPLQQQQLLLQQQQQQKQRLIQQQQQKQRLLQQQQQQKIMVVTTNAATLPTPDPTTALQTIDSLLNNTGPPNVALQRSSSVPDSQSQLSPVYAAPCSVLLNSSQISPSSNRQPPYSTLTQQSFPMLNYGTTTQTQTTTQAQQIVQQATSRMSPSSHSQYQNPINPCVSQQQQTQNIYNSQTQQPGVWTQQRLTLHQQQNPMLNAQLQITGGFNNSSVRQNFLNQQQQSHGSATRVLTSPVGYNTEIPPNTNCQPQQQQQFRLPRNINMTTTNSQIQGGNNGVTEFTRNELRAFVGVRSQQQGVTRLSNQLLPGQNVNSAELDSLGLNFEMSPTGGNESPKWSSLNSDLSSSSPQPQGMPARNPMNDSPRTSSANSTTNVTDQKSSSLLQKLLSEK
- the LOC100161757 gene encoding nuclear receptor coactivator 3 isoform X1 → MSSIKLHSSLSSSPFNFENDADESFEPSSPDSPCSIYLDTNNTRLGPYDLQESRTKMSGGASPSSALPKKKKKSDAKGQSQLNKCRNEKRRREQENIYIEELAELISASFADMNSLSVKPDKCAILQETVNQVRAGTHRLSSDQTESLISTEAAVQQGEVSSSKPTRISNTELAPLLLSALDGFLFVVNADGQIEFVTENIQQFLHYNKEELLGKSVYNIIHHGDHTKFGVLLNNPLLIYDSPIGSLGSNVPTTPLMEQSPSGSKGNNWNQRFTKKFNCRLLIKPPSDQDQTIEEKQTRVSQYETLQISSTKINGGMVDDEDSTDGISQNLLCIARRVPYNEKHLSPPLEQFTIKLDQNGKILALDTKDVSEAYAQHINKDCLVGRLLHDKCHKNDVIKVANHLQETRRAGFGTSPVYKLHLVEDRYVKVQTKSKYFKSNENHEMDFIMAAHSIIVDSEMCAMIENNSARAAAEQMNASFNGTDPLSLMANSVGSNQSVSILQSESKFGNDYNMTPSSDLNFSDFGLFPSTTFGDMLQENKWSEPSTNSVEPLSRTTPVPSPATVSSNPHTPVAQTQYTSFPFSPLIPSPKDSYDSCGSVDRMESARLRTLLMKRTDGSSEDNNVSKNKHNILKGLLNPDDMASQSADDESTNHSTPPSPANVRQASRSNSNMNDSPSTPNNATTSNNNNNMLIKLLNDKSEDEDIEARAGLKKQNDLLQQLLKDDDNVRQHGIMLEQNNQHSNEDLLLNSVGFRILSPTSPDSHNHGRKRNSISADDENDHPPLKRTNSSGGSSGPSVLESMPSPSGSQAQVTNSKLRERNKMLASLLAKDPPPTAIPAIPASVISATPQDKLVTIIKHQQQQQQQQQQQQQQQQQQQSAGGWNMNSGQHSMTSSSVQTQLQSHQRILLQKSGNNLYLNHMLDQPQALQSQNQIQLQQMRQVTSSAISGYSSLLSNIAESNSNSLPFNSDPELSDLLEEVMDIMNVTSDNSTLLNLFNVLETPNVPNPVGQNTTNQNSYNSLMNEKMAVNAIQKSLMQVESTVESPSPLNYGSPTGSNHHAQNQFIPPPAYQPQQKNSVRFNPQQSPRPPYPKNVQTPPLQQQQLLLQQQQQQKQRLIQQQQQKQRLLQQQQQQKIMVVTTNAATLPTPDPTTALQTIDSLLNNTGPPNVALQRSSSVPDSQSQLSPVYAAPCSVLLNSSQISPSSNRQPPYSTLTQQSFPMLNYGTTTQTQTTTQAQQIVQQATSRMSPSSHSQYQNPINPCVSQQQQTQNIYNSQTQQPGVWTQQRLTLHQQQNPMLNAQLQITGGFNNSSVRQNFLNQQQQSHGSATRVLTSPVGYNTEIPPNTNCQPQQQQQFRLPRNINMTTTNSQIQGGNNGVTEFTRNELRAFVGVRSQQQGVTRLSNQLLPGQNVNSAELDSLGLNFEMSPTGGNESPKWSSLNSDLSSSSPQPQGMPARNPMNDSPRTSSANSTTNVTDQKSSSLLQKLLSEK
- the LOC100161757 gene encoding nuclear receptor coactivator 3 isoform X5, with product MSSIKLHSSLSSSPFNFENDADESFEPSSPDSPCSIYLDTNNTRLGPYDLQESRTKMSGGASPSSALPKKKKKSDAKGQSQLNKCRNEKRRREQENIYIEELAELISASFADMNSLSVKPDKCAILQETVNQVRAGTHRLSSDQTESLISTEAAVQQGEVSSSKPTRISNTELAPLLLSALDGFLFVVNADGQIEFVTENIQQFLHYNKEELLGKSVYNIIHHGDHTKFGVLLNNPLLIYDSPIGSLGSNVPTTPLMEQSPSGSKGNNWNQRFTKKFNCRLLIKPPSDQDQTIEEKQTRVSQYETLQISSTKINGGMVDDEDSTDGISQNLLCIARRVPYNEKHLSPPLEQFTIKLDQNGKILALDTKDVSEAYAQHINKDCLVGRLLHDKCHKNDVIKVANHLQETRRAGFGTSPVYKLHLVEDRYVKVQTKSKYFKSNENHEMDFIMAAHSIIVDSEMCAMIENNSARAAAEQMNASFNGTDPLSLMANSVGSNQSVSILQSESKFGNDYNMTPSSDLNFSDFGLFPSTTFGDMLQENKWSEPSTNSVEPLSRTTPVPSPATVSSNPHTPVAQTQYTSFPFSPLIPSPKDSYDSCGSVDRMESARLRTLLMKRTDGSSEDNNVSKNKHNILKGLLNPDDMASQSADDESTNHSTPPSPANVRQASRSNSNMNDSPSTPNNATTSNNNNNMLIKQNNQHSNEDLLLNSVGFRILSPTSPDSHNHGRKRNSISADDENDHPPLKRTNSSGGSSGPSVLESMPSPSGSQAQVTNSKLRERNKMLASLLAKDPPPTAIPAIPASVISATPQDKLVTIIKHQQQQQQQQQQQQQQQQQQQSAGGWNMNSGQHSMTSSSVQTQLQSHQRILLQKSGNNLYLNHMLDQPQALQSQNQIQLQQMRQVTSSAISGYSSLLSNIAESNSNSLPFNSDPELSDLLEEVMDIMNVTSDNSTLLNLFNVLETPNVPNPVGQNTTNQNSYNSLMNEKMAVNAIQKSLMQVESTVESPSPLNYGSPTGSNHHAQNQFIPPPAYQPQQKNSVRFNPQQSPRPPYPKNVQTPPLQQQQLLLQQQQQQKQRLIQQQQQKQRLLQQQQQQKIMVVTTNAATLPTPDPTTALQTIDSLLNNTGPPNVALQRSSSVPDSQSQLSPVYAAPCSVLLNSSQISPSSNRQPPYSTLTQQSFPMLNYGTTTQTQTTTQAQQIVQQATSRMSPSSHSQYQNPINPCVSQQQQTQNIYNSQTQQPGVWTQQRLTLHQQQNPMLNAQLQITGGFNNSSVRQNFLNQQQQSHGSATRVLTSPVGYNTEIPPNTNCQPQQQQQFRLPRNINMTTTNSQIQGGNNGVTEFTRNELRAFVGVRSQQQGVTRLSNQLLPGQNVNSAELDSLGLNFEMSPTGGNESPKWSSLNSDLSSSSPQPQGMPARNPMNDSPRTSSANSTTNVTDQKSSSLLQKLLSEK
- the LOC100161757 gene encoding nuclear receptor coactivator 3 isoform X6, with protein sequence MSGGASPSSALPKKKKKSDAKGQSQLNKCRNEKRRREQENIYIEELAELISASFADMNSLSVKPDKCAILQETVNQVRAGTHRLSSDQTESLISTEAAVQQGEVSSSKPTRISNTELAPLLLSALDGFLFVVNADGQIEFVTENIQQFLHYNKEELLGKSVYNIIHHGDHTKFGVLLNNPLLIYDSPIGSLGSNVPTTPLMEQSPSGSKGNNWNQRFTKKFNCRLLIKPPSDQDQTIEEKQTRVSQYETLQISSTKINGGMVDDEDSTDGISQNLLCIARRVPYNEKHLSPPLEQFTIKLDQNGKILALDTKDVSEAYAQHINKDCLVGRLLHDKCHKNDVIKVANHLQETRRAGFGTSPVYKLHLVEDRYVKVQTKSKYFKSNENHEMDFIMAAHSIIVDSEMCAMIENNSARAAAEQMNASFNGTDPLSLMANSVGSNQSVSILQSESKFGNDYNMTPSSDLNFSDFGLFPSTTFGDMLQENKWSEPSTNSVEPLSRTTPVPSPATVSSNPHTPVAQTQYTSFPFSPLIPSPKDSYDSCGSVDRMESARLRTLLMKRTDGSSEDNNVSKNKHNILKGLLNPDDMASQSADDESTNHSTPPSPANVRQASRSNSNMNDSPSTPNNATTSNNNNNMLIKLLNDKSEDEDIEARAGLKKQNDLLQQLLKDDDNVRQHGIMLEQNNQHSNEDLLLNSVGFRILSPTSPDSHNHGRKRNSISADDENDHPPLKRTNSSGGSSGPSVLESMPSPSGSQAQVTNSKLRERNKMLASLLAKDPPPTAIPAIPASVISATPQDKLVTIIKHQQQQQQQQQQQQQQQQQQQSAGGWNMNSGQHSMTSSSVQTQLQSHQRILLQKSGNNLYLNHMLDQPQALQSQNQIQLQQMRQVTSSAISGYSSLLSNIAESNSNSLPFNSDPELSDLLEEVMDIMNVTSDNSTLLNLFNVLETPNVPNPVGQNTTNQNSYNSLMNEKMAVNAIQKSLMQVESTVESPSPLNYGSPTGSNHHAQNQFIPPPAYQPQQKNSVRFNPQQSPRPPYPKNVQTPPLQQQQLLLQQQQQQKQRLIQQQQQKQRLLQQQQQQKIMVVTTNAATLPTPDPTTALQTIDSLLNNTGPPNVALQRSSSVPDSQSQLSPVYAAPCSVLLNSSQISPSSNRQPPYSTLTQQSFPMLNYGTTTQTQTTTQAQQIVQQATSRMSPSSHSQYQNPINPCVSQQQQTQNIYNSQTQQPGVWTQQRLTLHQQQNPMLNAQLQITGGFNNSSVRQNFLNQQQQSHGSATRVLTSPVGYNTEIPPNTNCQPQQQQQFRLPRNINMTTTNSQIQGGNNGVTEFTRNELRAFVGVRSQQQGVTRLSNQLLPGQNVNSAELDSLGLNFEMSPTGGNESPKWSSLNSDLSSSSPQPQGMPARNPMNDSPRTSSANSTTNVTDQKSSSLLQKLLSEK